The genomic segment TGAAGTGTTTGAATGCGACACAGCGACGTGGAGTGCTTGGGGATCTGCTCTGTAACTGACCCTCACATTGACCTTCACTGTGCAGGAGGAAAGAAAACCAATTACTCTTCGACAACTGCTTGGATCATTTGCTTAACTGGGCATCACATTATTCAGCTTAGAACAGAATCATTTAATTCGCTGTAACCAATAAAGACAAAGAATTACCATCAAGATATATATGGAGCATTTGGCTTAATCAgaattcataaaaaaagaaagccttTTTAAATGTAGAGCATAATATGTGACTCTtggaaaaaaactgcatttttaataTCTGTTTACAAAAGAGGCATTCAGTCGACCGGTGTTCTGCAGAGGTGCGGCCCGACCGTGCCACTCCACCCAGGGTCAGGACTTCTCCAAGAGGCCTGAGTCTGAGTAAACTTAACCTTAAAGGGGCTTCAGAAACCACCGTGAAGATTTTGCTACAGAGGAAACACCAAAGAGGTGAGATTTTGTCAAAACAGAGAGATGAATCCTCTTCCTCACCACTTTCACGATCGTCTCCATATGTAGCGCAGACGCAGTCACATGTTTTCTATTTCTTGCAGCGTGTTTATACAACGGCAAGACGTACTCCCATGGAGACATGTGGCACCCAGTTTTGGGCAAGGTCCTGGAATGCATCGTGTGCACTTGCACGGATGGCCTGCAGGACTGCAAACGCATCACGTGTCCCAGCCAGTATCCATGCCAACATCCTGTGAAACCAGTGGGGAAGTGCTGCAAGACTTGTCCAGGTAGTCAAACATGGGTCAGGACATTATGTTGCATTTATGAGTGAGGTCatattgattgtgtgtgtttcctctcgctctctccagAGAATAAAACTGAAAGTAACCACACCCAGTGTTATCTTGGATATAAAAACAGCCTTGTGGTTTATAAAGTGGAATCATCTCTGCGAGTCGACTCGCCCGGCACAATGAGGATCATTGCTGTTGAAAGACAAAAGACTGCTGAAGTTGAAGTCCAAGTATGGAAGACCATAGAAGGTATGGTACTtaaatacttcaccgattagcatttagctttgtattactagaataggggtagtatttttgaaaaatgagtAGGTTTCCCCTGAGTTGTGAAAGatcttcatgtttttctttttgttatgtgcccaccagtgacacttggtcctgttagcgtaactgttagcaaagatggcggacactgtttacattctgggaatgagctCCCGTCCCCCCTACgagtgcccaccagtgacacttggtccgaggcttgaaactgcaacgctaattccatAGACCAGTgagggacgggacctcattcccagaatgcaaacagtgtccgccatctttgctaacagttatgctaacagctacgctaacaggaccaaagAACAAAGAAGGACGGTACTTCTCGACTCGGGGGAAACtaaggttgggaagcacaatttaaaaaaaataaataaatactaccCCTTTTCTAGTAATACAATGCTACATCGGTAAAGTGTTCCTTTAAATACTTCAACTACTGGTGGGAACTACATTCAAGGCCAAGTAGTCAGACCAAGACAAATATgtcttaatgtcatgttaatGTACTGAATGACAATAATTAGAATAGTCAGCAAAAGGATATATccatatgttgttattttttttcctatttataCAGGTGTTTCACAATTAATGGAAATTGATGACAATCAACAAAAGTTTGTTATGGATCATCCGGAAAACTACACAATGCTTACAACTCTTAATGAAGGTTTGTTGAAAGATGTTTCACATGCTTgagttttgtaaaaaataataataataaaaaaaataataataatctaggTTAATTCCTTTTCTCAGAGACATGGAGAAGATTcaaagaggagggaaaaaacctGACCAATGCTCCTCGCACCACAATTTGCGAAGACGGGATCCGGGAGGTGGTGACTTTCCTAAATCCTCGGCAGACTGAAGGCCTGTGTTCACCCTAATACgttttacaccttttttttattacatcgATACACCCCTTACAtaagaggtctcaaactcgtggcccacgggccagatGCAGCCCTCGGATGGATTTAATTTGGCCCGCCTCAAAATAGCAacttatttctgtgtgttttcttttatgaatAGATTTGTTTGGCATCATagatatgtttttattaaaatatcgTCCCTATCATCACCCCCTACTgaaccagactagatgctcagtggcccccaggtcatttgagtttgagacccctgcctcacacacatatataggcATGGTTGCCCCGTGTCATTCCCCTCATAATCCTGGAATTTCTCATTTATGATGTTCATAttatcatcatgtcattgtccAGTGTGTTTAAAccatcacacatttttatgtgttaGTTGTTGGATTT from the Solea solea chromosome 4, fSolSol10.1, whole genome shotgun sequence genome contains:
- the chrdl2 gene encoding chordin-like protein 2, producing the protein MKPMLLFFFIIWLADAEQKLRKGSGVVCTFKNKTYNPGDSWHPYLEPFGLMFCMRCVCTETGHVKCNTIKCPPLPCENPVAVPQQCCPKCTDGPRIPAGLRASVRSCRYNGSIYQPGETFTKHDLFPSKQSNQCAMCSCSNGNIFCALKTCQQVTCSSPVSVSDTCCLVCKDHGITGSSSTEDGNQQLNRGVRHSVDRCSAEVRPDRATPPRVRTSPRGLSLSKLNLKGASETTVKILLQRKHQRACLYNGKTYSHGDMWHPVLGKVLECIVCTCTDGLQDCKRITCPSQYPCQHPVKPVGKCCKTCPENKTESNHTQCYLGYKNSLVVYKVESSLRVDSPGTMRIIAVERQKTAEVEVQVWKTIEGVSQLMEIDDNQQKFVMDHPENYTMLTTLNEETWRRFKEEGKNLTNAPRTTICEDGIREVVTFLNPRQTEGLCSP